A part of Periophthalmus magnuspinnatus isolate fPerMag1 chromosome 19, fPerMag1.2.pri, whole genome shotgun sequence genomic DNA contains:
- the LOC117387641 gene encoding myeloid-associated differentiation marker-like protein 2 codes for MDILDKIKSTMSQAVISPSSFFTGRGGLHMAQILLSLVTFIVSALKGSSSHSYWSYAMFTWSFCPLITLLITFVETFKLEILLVGCMDWSDFASGMAMTFALMTVTVAVTYVNFYFCLTCIHGIIVSVFAILCALLYTLEVIKDKFIDRKKGSYLAALPGFFKVMEAFVSCMIYVSLSGYRDKPMVIVCVVLYSIPFPILPLIIATNIMKKLKVCIPFSVDRFSFIFLVISVLVYAFTAIVYPIFMFKGNPRPSDCPASYCIWAIQFMVAFFTYVNLILFTLDLIFTLLGICGFKRT; via the coding sequence ATGGATATCCTGGATAAGATTAAGAGCACCATGTCTCAGGCAGTTATCTCTCCCTCCAGCTTCTTCACGGGACGAGGTGGTCTGCACATGGCTCAGATCTTGTTGTCTCTTGTCACTTTTATTGTGTCTGCTCTAAAAGGATCCAGCAGTCACTCGTACTGGAGCTACGCCATGTTCACCTGGTCCTTCTGTCCTCTCATCACTCTGCTCATCACATTTGTGGAGACATTTAAACTCGAGATCTTGCTGGTGGGGTGCATGGACTGGTCTGACTTCGCCTCGGGGATGGCCATGACCTTTGCACTCATGACTGTCACTGTCGCTGTCACCTATGTCAACTTCTACTTCTGCCTGACTTGCATCCATGGAATTATTGTGAGTGTGTTTGCTATACTGTGTGCTTTACTTTACACACTTGAAGTCATAAAAGACAAGTTTATTGACAGGAAAAAGGGCAGTTACTTGGCAGCACTACCAGGATTCTTCAAAGTGATGGAGGCCTTTGTAAGCTGTATGATTTATGTGTCTCTGAGCGGCTATAGAGACAAGCCAATGGTAATAGTGTGTGTGGTTCTATACAGCATCCCTTTCCCCATCCTTCCTCTCATCATAGCCACCAACATCATGAAGAAACTCAAAGTATGTATTCCGTTCAGCGTGGACCGCttttctttcatatttttgGTCATCTCTGTGCTGGTATATGCCTTTACTGCTATTGTCTATCCCATTTTCATGTTTAAGGGCAACCCTCGTCCCAGTGACTGTCCCGCCAGCTACTGTATATGGGCTATTCAGTTCATGGTGGCATTTTTTACTTATGTCAATCTCATTCTTTTCACATTAGATCTAATTTTTACACTACTTGGGATTTGTGGATTTAAACGCACCTGA